The Mycobacteriales bacterium genome has a segment encoding these proteins:
- a CDS encoding FAD-dependent oxidoreductase has translation MTAPAYDVLVVGTGPAGAAAAHAAAVNGARTLLVDRAEVPRYKCCGGGLIGLS, from the coding sequence GTGACCGCTCCCGCGTACGACGTCCTCGTCGTCGGGACCGGCCCGGCCGGCGCCGCCGCCGCCCACGCCGCCGCCGTCAACGGCGCCCGCACCCTGCTGGTCGACCGCGCCGAGGTGCCGCGGTACAAGTGCTGCGGCGGCGGGCTGATCGGCCTCTCC